The Euphorbia lathyris chromosome 3, ddEupLath1.1, whole genome shotgun sequence genome contains a region encoding:
- the LOC136224327 gene encoding THO complex subunit 4A-like, whose product MAISPLDLCLDNIIKNSRGRGSGSFNGSRMSGAAAGGIMTGTKIYISNLDYGVSTEDIRELFSVVGDLKRCAVHYDEIGRSNGSGEVVYTRKSDAFAAIKKYNNVILDGKPMKLEIVGATEEVGVNGRMKKASGQGHGGDPSGRGGMRNGGGLRGGGRGRGKKEAVEKTTEELDKELEVLCLCSC is encoded by the coding sequence ATGGCGATATCTCCTCTCGATTTGTGTCTCGATAACATAATAAAGAATAGCAGAGGGAGAGGAAGTGGCTCTTTCAATGGTAGTAGAATGTCAGGAGCTGCTGCTGGTGGGATCATGACTGGTACAAAGATATATATATCTAACTTGGATTATGGAGTATCCACTGAAGATATAAGGGAGCTCTTCTCTGTGGTAGGAGATCTAAAACGTTGTGCTGTTCACTATGATGAAATTGGTCGCTCTAATGGCTCAGGTGAAGTAGTTTATACAAGAAAAAGTGATGCATTTGCGGCTATCAAGAAATATAACAATGTTATATTAGATGGAAAACCAATGAAGCTAGAAATTGTTGGTGCCACTGAAGAAGTTGGAGTAAATGGAAGGATGAAGAAGGCATCTGGGCAAGGTCATGGCGGAGATCCAAGCGGTCGTGGGGGCATGAGAAATGGCGGAGGACTCCGTGGAGGAGGGCGTGGGAGAGGGAAGAAAGAGGCGGTAGAGAAGACAACAGAAGAGCTAGATAAGGAATTAGAAGTACTATGCTTATGCTCATGCTGA